From a single Pirellulaceae bacterium genomic region:
- the proS gene encoding proline--tRNA ligase, with amino-acid sequence MNKAPVSAISPTRKQDYPEWYQQVIKHADLAETSPVRGCMVIKPWGYSLWENMQRALDKMFKDTGHQNAYFPLFIPMSFLEKEAEHVEGFAKECAVVTHHRLEPDPDTGGLRPAGPLEEPLIVRPTSETIIGAMYARWVQSYRDLPILINQWANVVRWEMRTRLFLRTAEFLWQEGHTVHATEQEALEETHRMLKVYADFAENWMAVPVIQGEKTAGERFPGADMTLSIEAMMQDRKALQAGTSHFLGQNFSRAQEIRFQDANGELAYAWTTSWGVSTRLIGALIMTHADDDGMIMPPKLAPAHAVIIPIYRDNQSRIEVLEYCQQLKAELSGLAYAGRALEIHIDDRDLRGGEKKWYHVKRGVPLRMEVGVKDIAQNAVFLARRDTGQQRSVPRAELVATVISLLDEIQTNLFTRAQLLRTQNTVQVTTERQFREFFTPQSSEANEIHGGFALCHFASEADVQPLLDELKVTIRCMPLENNHPGTCFLTGKPAHRLAVFAKAY; translated from the coding sequence ATGAACAAAGCTCCCGTCTCGGCCATTTCGCCAACTCGCAAACAAGATTATCCAGAGTGGTATCAACAGGTTATCAAGCATGCCGACTTAGCGGAGACATCGCCAGTGCGCGGCTGCATGGTTATCAAACCTTGGGGGTACTCGTTGTGGGAGAATATGCAGCGGGCCTTGGATAAAATGTTCAAGGACACGGGACATCAGAACGCCTATTTTCCGCTGTTCATTCCGATGAGCTTTCTAGAAAAGGAGGCCGAGCACGTCGAAGGTTTTGCCAAGGAGTGCGCCGTGGTGACTCACCATCGTCTGGAGCCCGATCCGGATACCGGCGGGCTGAGGCCGGCTGGTCCGCTGGAGGAACCGTTGATCGTGCGCCCCACCAGTGAGACGATTATCGGTGCCATGTATGCCCGATGGGTCCAGAGCTATCGTGACTTGCCAATTCTGATCAACCAATGGGCCAACGTCGTCCGTTGGGAAATGCGCACACGACTGTTCTTGCGGACTGCCGAGTTTTTATGGCAAGAGGGACACACTGTCCACGCAACCGAGCAAGAGGCATTGGAAGAAACCCACCGCATGTTGAAAGTTTATGCGGATTTCGCCGAGAACTGGATGGCTGTGCCGGTCATTCAAGGTGAGAAGACGGCCGGCGAACGCTTTCCAGGGGCCGATATGACGCTGTCGATCGAAGCCATGATGCAAGACCGCAAGGCGCTGCAGGCTGGCACCAGCCACTTTTTGGGGCAGAATTTTTCAAGGGCTCAAGAGATTCGTTTTCAGGACGCCAACGGTGAATTGGCCTATGCATGGACCACATCGTGGGGCGTTAGTACACGGCTAATCGGCGCGCTAATTATGACACACGCCGATGACGATGGCATGATCATGCCACCCAAACTAGCGCCTGCGCACGCCGTGATTATACCCATTTACCGTGATAATCAGTCGCGCATCGAAGTGTTGGAATATTGCCAACAATTAAAAGCCGAATTGTCGGGATTGGCCTATGCAGGCCGCGCTCTGGAAATCCACATCGACGACCGCGACCTGCGCGGCGGTGAAAAAAAATGGTATCACGTCAAGCGTGGCGTACCATTGAGAATGGAAGTGGGTGTTAAGGATATTGCTCAAAACGCAGTGTTCCTCGCACGCCGTGACACCGGCCAGCAGCGAAGCGTGCCGCGCGCAGAATTAGTGGCCACCGTTATCAGCTTGTTGGACGAAATACAAACTAACCTGTTCACGCGAGCCCAATTGTTGCGCACTCAAAATACCGTGCAGGTTACGACCGAGAGACAGTTTCGTGAATTCTTTACTCCGCAATCCTCTGAAGCCAATGAGATTCATGGCGGCTTTGCATTGTGCCATTTCGCCAGCGAAGCCGACGTGCAACCGCTACTGGACGAATTAAAAGTCACCATCCGCTGCATGCCGCTGGAGAATAATCATCCAGGTACGTGCTTTTTAACTGGCAAGCCGGCCCACCGGTTAGCGGTGTTCGCCAAGGCCTATTAA
- a CDS encoding general secretion pathway protein GspK encodes MNRSSTTVQGVKCAWTRVGHRRQATLRRRSFSTQLQWLTRRRFSRSRPAFLLVLVTMVIVLATLAMLNFSRAMLISNETAHISGGQLQSRMCAESGAQAARLFLSYPHAQRLALGGTWNNFSFQARNVLPDASPQRRGNYSLVAPALDDDGSYSGLRYGLQNESAKLNLNMVLHLEQVLESVGYGRFDTEAMDAEGLASLGLSSSRSPAGGLGVSAAVAMLRSLPGMTADIADAILDWLDSDDEVRTSGAEADYYATLQPAYQPANGPLESIEQLLLVRGVTPQLLYGYDENRNGVLDFGEQQMMSLGRQPGALPGQINAAALSPDYIPPPPLGLAAYLTLHSEERNTTQDGQPRINLNSSDLQQLYTDLSDALGNETWASFIVAYRLSGSPPTTAKSPLQTLASMSTGIPLEEDQAETGDAAAELAAAADQLTPTSTWTVENLSNFDLSSQGQVQIRQVLDLLIGLVRSGDGSNRQIYQSPFGTEPSQWSESLPILMDKLTTIENPTIQGRLNIMECPRELLRCLPGFDDDLVNQVLAARSDGSNSPSRQFETWLLEEGYLTIDQMRALHPLITCSGDVFRAQVVGYIEGTASFSRIETVINAAGQTPELRFFRRMDHLGRGFSIDVLGRRPDAALTTGMFAR; translated from the coding sequence ATGAACCGATCAAGCACTACTGTTCAAGGTGTCAAATGTGCGTGGACTCGAGTTGGCCACCGGCGGCAGGCAACTCTGCGGCGTAGATCATTTTCCACTCAATTGCAGTGGCTGACCAGACGCCGCTTCAGCCGCAGTCGGCCGGCGTTTTTGTTGGTGTTGGTGACGATGGTGATCGTATTGGCCACGCTAGCCATGCTCAACTTTTCGAGAGCAATGTTGATTTCCAATGAGACGGCGCATATATCTGGCGGCCAACTGCAATCTCGAATGTGCGCTGAATCGGGAGCCCAGGCGGCGCGCCTGTTTTTGTCTTATCCTCACGCACAGCGTTTGGCTTTAGGGGGCACCTGGAACAACTTTAGCTTCCAAGCCCGCAATGTTCTGCCGGATGCCTCGCCTCAACGGCGCGGCAATTACAGCTTGGTTGCTCCGGCGTTGGATGATGACGGGTCTTACAGCGGGTTGCGGTACGGATTGCAAAACGAATCAGCCAAGTTGAACTTAAATATGGTTCTTCATTTAGAGCAAGTGTTGGAATCAGTCGGCTATGGCCGGTTTGATACCGAGGCAATGGATGCCGAGGGGTTGGCCTCGCTGGGTCTGAGTAGTAGTCGATCGCCAGCCGGTGGATTGGGGGTTAGTGCAGCGGTGGCCATGCTCCGATCGCTGCCCGGTATGACCGCCGATATTGCGGACGCGATTTTGGATTGGTTGGACAGCGACGACGAGGTTCGCACCTCCGGTGCAGAAGCCGATTACTATGCCACGTTACAACCCGCTTACCAACCGGCCAATGGACCGCTAGAGTCAATCGAACAATTGTTGTTGGTCCGGGGCGTGACACCTCAATTGTTGTATGGATATGACGAGAATCGTAACGGAGTGTTGGACTTTGGCGAGCAGCAGATGATGAGCCTTGGTCGACAACCGGGAGCGTTGCCTGGGCAAATCAACGCGGCGGCGCTCAGTCCTGATTACATTCCTCCACCGCCGCTGGGGCTGGCCGCCTATTTGACGCTGCACTCCGAAGAGCGCAATACGACGCAGGACGGTCAGCCACGCATCAATCTAAATTCTTCTGACCTTCAGCAGTTATACACAGATTTGAGCGATGCTCTGGGCAATGAGACCTGGGCCAGTTTCATTGTGGCCTATCGGCTGAGTGGTAGTCCTCCCACGACGGCAAAAAGCCCCTTGCAGACACTCGCCTCCATGTCCACCGGCATTCCGCTGGAAGAAGATCAAGCGGAGACTGGTGATGCCGCAGCAGAACTTGCCGCCGCTGCCGATCAATTGACACCGACCAGTACTTGGACCGTTGAGAATCTGTCCAATTTTGACTTATCCAGTCAGGGGCAAGTACAAATTCGACAAGTCCTGGACCTGCTGATTGGCCTAGTACGGTCTGGCGATGGGTCTAATCGCCAGATCTATCAATCGCCGTTCGGTACCGAGCCCAGCCAATGGTCCGAGTCGTTGCCCATTTTGATGGACAAGCTGACGACCATTGAGAATCCGACGATTCAGGGACGGCTGAACATTATGGAATGCCCGCGCGAATTGTTGCGCTGTCTGCCCGGATTTGACGACGACTTAGTGAACCAGGTCCTGGCAGCTCGCAGCGACGGCAGCAACAGCCCGTCACGCCAGTTCGAGACTTGGTTGCTGGAAGAAGGCTATTTGACAATTGATCAAATGCGCGCCTTGCATCCGCTGATTACTTGCAGCGGCGATGTTTTTCGGGCCCAAGTGGTGGGATACATCGAAGGTACGGCTTCGTTCTCGCGAATTGAGACAGTTATTAACGCGGCTGGTCAAACGCCCGAATTACGATTCTTCAGACGCATGGACCATCTCGGCCGCGGCTTTAGCATCGACGTGCTGGGGCGACGCCCCGATGCAGCCCTCACAACCGGCATGTTCGCTCGCTAG